One window of Nymphaea colorata isolate Beijing-Zhang1983 chromosome 1, ASM883128v2, whole genome shotgun sequence genomic DNA carries:
- the LOC116267671 gene encoding phospholipase A1-IIgamma-like: MLARVPDQWRILHGLTYWKGLLEPLEIKIRRSIIHYGELAEATYDAFITEPASRFAGNSRYAERDFLAKCGVAGASMYEVTKFVYATSSTLLPESLLIKSLSRESWSKESNWIGYVAVATDAGKSVLGRRDVVVAWRGTKRMMEWMTDFQFNLQSAASLLRPILKEGEDAKVHHGWLSVYTSADAKSPFNITSARDQVLMEISRLVKLYKNEDISITMTGHSLGAAISTLSAIDVVANGINTIEADPNRHIPVTAIVFACPRVGDAGFKQVFDRTENLRLLRVRNQPDVVPDYPPISYEEVGDELSIDTRKSGYLKSPGSFLTWHNLEAYLHGVAGTQGKDSDDFSLEVDRDVALVNKRIDALKDELLVPAAWRVEKNKGMVKGGDGRWILMDREIDM, encoded by the exons ATGTTGGCTAGGGTACCTGACCAGTGGAGAATCCTTCATGGCCTCACATACTGGAAAGGCCTTCTTGAGCCTCTGGAAATCAAAATTCGCCGTTCGATCATCCATTATGGTGAGCTTGCTGAGGCAACATATGATGCATTCATCACCGAGCCGGCTTCCCGGTTCGCCGGCAATTCGCGCTATGCCGAACGCGATTTTCTCGCCAAGTGCGGTGTGGCCGGTGCATCTATGTATGAGGTCACTAAATTTGTCTATGCCACATCAAGCACTCTTCTTCCTGAATCTTTGTTGATCAAGTCCTTGTCGAGGGAATCATGGAGCAAAGAGTCCAACTGGATTGGCTACGTCGCCGTGGCGACGGACGCCGGAAAATCTGTACTGGGGAGGAGGGACGTTGTGGTTGCATGGAGAGGGACGAAGAGGATGATGGAGTGGATGACGGATTTTCAGTTCAACCTACAGTCGGCGGCAAGTCTGTTGAGGCCAATACTGAAGGAAGGAGAAGATGCCAAAGTTCATCATGGATGGCTCTCCGTATATACATCTGCCGATGCAAAGTCTCCGTTCAACATAACAAGTGCTAGGGATCAG GTTTTGATGGAGATCAGTAGGCTGGTGAAATTGTATAAGAATGAAGATATCAGCATAACGATGACCGGCCATAGCTTAGGAGCTGCTATCAGCACTCTCAGTGCAATAGACGTGGTTGCTAATGGCATAAACACGATTGAAGCCGATCCCAACAGACACATTCCGGTGACCGCCATCGTCTTCGCATGCCCGAGAGTCGGGGACGCCGGATTCAAGCAGGTATTCGACCGGACGGAAAATTTGCGGCTATTACGCGTTAGAAACCAGCCTGATGTAGTTCCAGATTACCCACCAATTAGTTATGAAGAAGTTGGTGATGAGCTGTCGATTGATACTAGAAAATCTGGTTATCTGAAGAGTCCTGGTAGTTTTCTCACTTGGCACAACTTGGAAGCATATCTTCATGGCGTTGCGGGAACCCAAGGGAAGGACAGTGACGATTTCAGTCTCGAAGTGGACCGTGATGTCGCACTGGTGAACAAGCGCATTGATGCCTTGAAGGATGAGCTTCTCGTTCCGGCGGCATGGAGAGTTGAGAAGAACAAGGGGATGGTGAAGGGCGGGGATGGACGGTGGATCTTGATGGATCGCGAGATTGATATGTGA
- the LOC116268248 gene encoding late embryogenesis abundant protein, group 3-like, producing the protein MASNKKEEKGKLEEQGPKGLEPYRATAQQNAIEAIRSAEKRYAKAKGEGGEHVKAKESSGDKEAGHSLGGSRSAAGEKMHETKEGAGGAASGVAEKGRQAGEYVAEKAGAVKDSVKERARSATDYLGQKTIQVKEKIGEQTQAAQEKLKGMTIGGKEEGGEAAASEERAREGEAAREPGPCHTHRHSRELERACKATKSQEKDAEVVASCGDHHHENKGEKEEGGGGKEEMAGDGEQSSGEGGGVGRVKLTREGGGGGIFQAMGETVVGIMQTARDMIVGRDSH; encoded by the exons aTGGCATCCAacaagaaggaggagaagggcaAGTTGGAGGAGCAGGGCCCCAAAGGGCTCGAGCCGTATCGGGCCACGGCGCAGCAGAATGCCATCGAAGCGATTCGATCAGCCGAGAAGCGGTACGCCAAGGCCAAGGGCGAAGGTGGGGAGCACGTTAAGGCCAAGGAATCGAGTGGAGATAAGGAAGCCGGGCACTCGCTCGGTGGCTCTCGGTCCGCTGCCGGAGAGAAGATGCACGAAACGAAGGAGGGAGCCGGCGGCGCCGCGAGCGGAGTCGCCGAGAAGGGGAGGCAAGCAGGGGAGTACGTCGCAGAGAAGGCCGGAGCGGTCAAAGACTCGGTTAAGGAGAGGGCTAGGAGCGCCACGGATTACTTGGGACAGAAGACGATTCAGGTTAAG GAAAAGATCGGAGAACAGACGCAGGCGGCACAGGAGAAGCTGAAGGGGATGACGATCGGAGggaaggaagagggaggagaagcAGCAGCATCCGAAGAGAGAGCAAGGGAAGGGGAAGCAGCGAGAGAACCGGGGCCTTGTCACACCCACCGGCATTCGAGGGAGCTTGAACGGGCTTGCAAAGCCACAAAGTCACAGGAGAAGGACGCCGAGGTGGTGGCCAGCTGCGGAGACCATCATCATGAGaacaagggagagaaagaagagggaggaggagggaaggaggagatGGCCGGCGATGGGGAGCAGAGCAGCGGCGAGGGAGGTGGCGTGGGGAGGGTGAAGCTGacaagggaaggaggaggaggaggaattTTTCAGGCGATGGGGGAGACGGTTGTGGGGATAATGCAGACTGCCAGGGACATGATCGTGGGCAGGGACTCCCACTAG
- the LOC116257446 gene encoding mRNA-decapping enzyme subunit 2 isoform X2: protein MAGIHRSSSASSKTGLPPQELLDDLCSRFVLNVPKEDLQSFERILFLVEQAHWFYEDNSVEQNPSLKSLSLREFTSLMFNSCAALRPYIAHIDDIYKDFTSYKVRVPVTGAIILDESYERCLLVKGWKAGASWSFPRGKKNKDEEDHACAIREVLEETGFDISKLLKLEDNIEVVVGQQRVRLYIIAGVKEDTVFAPLTKKEISEISWHRLDELQPAGNDVISRGSNGLKLFMVAPFLMPLKAWISAHYPTGATCWKAKASSTGSMSDAIPSTTVVDGGASAPSTVISPGKIFRNFRFDSGLIVRALEAAFASS, encoded by the exons ATGGCGGGCATCCATCGCTCGTCAAGTGCTTCCTCTAAGACAGGTCTTCCTCCCCAGGAGCTCCTCGACGATCTTTGCag CCGTTTTGTTCTGAATGTCCCTAAGGAAGACCTACAGTCTTTTGAGAGGATATTGTTTCTTGTAGAGCAAGCCCATTGGTTTTATGAAGACAACTCAGTGGAGCAGAATCCATCACTCAAGTCACTTTCTCTGAGGGAATTTACCTCTTTGA TGTTTAATAGCTGTGCAGCACTTAGACCGTATATTGCTCATATTGATGACATATACAAGGACTTCACATCCTACAAAGTTCGGGTACCAGTGACGGGTGCAATTATTTTGGATGAATCCTATGAGCGG TGCTTGCTAGTGAAAGGTTGGAAAGCTGGTGCAAGTTGGAGTTTTCCCCgtggaaagaaaaacaaggatgAGGAGGACCACGCATGTGCAATCAGAGAG GTATTGGAGGAAACTGGGTTTGACATTTCCAagcttttgaagttggaagacaaTATTGAAGTTGTAGTAGGGCAGCAAAGAGTGAGACTCTACATTATTGCTGGAGTGAAGGAAGATACGGTCTTTGCACCTCTaacgaagaaagaaataagt gaAATTTCTTGGCATCGTCTTGATGAGCTTCAGCCAGCTGGTAATGATGTAATATCCCGTGGATCAAATGGGTTGAAGCTGTTTATGGTGGCCCCCTTCTTGAT GCCTCTTAAAGCGTGGATTTCTGCACATTATCCTACAG GTGCAACATGCTGGAAGGCAAAGGCAAGCTCAACTGGAAGCATGAGTGATGCAATACCCTCTACAACTGTTGTAGATGGGGGTGCCAGTGCACCTTCGACTGTCATTAGTCCTGGTAAAATCTTCAGAAACTTCAGATTTGATTCTGGTCTCATTGTAAGGGCTCTGGAAGCTGCCTTTGCCAGCAGTTAG
- the LOC116257446 gene encoding mRNA-decapping enzyme subunit 2 isoform X1 produces the protein MAGIHRSSSASSKTGLPPQELLDDLCSRFVLNVPKEDLQSFERILFLVEQAHWFYEDNSVEQNPSLKSLSLREFTSLMFNSCAALRPYIAHIDDIYKDFTSYKVRVPVTGAIILDESYERCLLVKGWKAGASWSFPRGKKNKDEEDHACAIREVLEETGFDISKLLKLEDNIEVVVGQQRVRLYIIAGVKEDTVFAPLTKKEISEISWHRLDELQPAGNDVISRGSNGLKLFMVAPFLMPLKAWISAHYPTGQKSDVSVKGATCWKAKASSTGSMSDAIPSTTVVDGGASAPSTVISPGKIFRNFRFDSGLIVRALEAAFASS, from the exons ATGGCGGGCATCCATCGCTCGTCAAGTGCTTCCTCTAAGACAGGTCTTCCTCCCCAGGAGCTCCTCGACGATCTTTGCag CCGTTTTGTTCTGAATGTCCCTAAGGAAGACCTACAGTCTTTTGAGAGGATATTGTTTCTTGTAGAGCAAGCCCATTGGTTTTATGAAGACAACTCAGTGGAGCAGAATCCATCACTCAAGTCACTTTCTCTGAGGGAATTTACCTCTTTGA TGTTTAATAGCTGTGCAGCACTTAGACCGTATATTGCTCATATTGATGACATATACAAGGACTTCACATCCTACAAAGTTCGGGTACCAGTGACGGGTGCAATTATTTTGGATGAATCCTATGAGCGG TGCTTGCTAGTGAAAGGTTGGAAAGCTGGTGCAAGTTGGAGTTTTCCCCgtggaaagaaaaacaaggatgAGGAGGACCACGCATGTGCAATCAGAGAG GTATTGGAGGAAACTGGGTTTGACATTTCCAagcttttgaagttggaagacaaTATTGAAGTTGTAGTAGGGCAGCAAAGAGTGAGACTCTACATTATTGCTGGAGTGAAGGAAGATACGGTCTTTGCACCTCTaacgaagaaagaaataagt gaAATTTCTTGGCATCGTCTTGATGAGCTTCAGCCAGCTGGTAATGATGTAATATCCCGTGGATCAAATGGGTTGAAGCTGTTTATGGTGGCCCCCTTCTTGAT GCCTCTTAAAGCGTGGATTTCTGCACATTATCCTACAGGTCAGAAATCTGATGTGtctgtgaaag GTGCAACATGCTGGAAGGCAAAGGCAAGCTCAACTGGAAGCATGAGTGATGCAATACCCTCTACAACTGTTGTAGATGGGGGTGCCAGTGCACCTTCGACTGTCATTAGTCCTGGTAAAATCTTCAGAAACTTCAGATTTGATTCTGGTCTCATTGTAAGGGCTCTGGAAGCTGCCTTTGCCAGCAGTTAG